A genome region from Scomber japonicus isolate fScoJap1 chromosome 15, fScoJap1.pri, whole genome shotgun sequence includes the following:
- the LOC128374725 gene encoding protein C1orf43 homolog, whose amino-acid sequence MAESSPLSGVNVVLVMAYGSLVFVLLFIFVKRQIMRFAMRSRRGPHAPIGHNAPKGLREKIDFRLSKVQEIRFEPRLLSEEDDRLKQGSQISCYNYLYRMKALDAIRDSGIPLLEISRSPSAFTGRNFRNWLLELRNSHSLIKSSRSALIDRLLEGYDSARHGTGVFGEAEFLEYQQALDELADVVKAYSSTTSLDQHHQSAAKDLTGSPVRSTPSTIQVTYLPSTGQRSKRPKHFLELKSFKDNYNTLESTL is encoded by the exons ATGGCAGAATCGTCGCCGCTTTCAGGGGTTAATGTTGTTCTGGTTATGGCCTATGGAAGCTTG GTATTTGTGCTGCTGTTCATCTTCGTCAAGAGGCAAATAATGCGCTTTGCTATGAGATCCCGCCGCGGGCCACATGCACCTATTGGACACAATGCACCTAag GGTTTAAGGGAGAAGATCGACTTCAGACTGTCCAAGGTTCAAGAGATCCGCTTTGAACCTCGTCTCCTGTCAGAAGAAGACGACAGGCTGAAGCAAGGATCACAAATCA GTTGCTATAATTACCTGTACAGAATGAAAGCTCTGGATGCCATCCGTGACTCAG GAATTCCTCTTCTGGAGATAAGCCGTAGTCCCAGTGCTTTTACTGGACGTAACTTCAGGAACTGGCTGCTGGAGCTGCGTAACTCTCACTCTCTGATCAAGAGCAGCCGCAGCGCACTCATTGACCGCTTGCTGGAGGGCTACGACAGCGCGCGCCACGGGACCGGG GTGTTTGGGGAAGCAGAGTTTCTTGAATACCAGCAGGCTCTCGATGAACTAGCCGATGT GGTGAAGGCCTATTCCAGCACCACCAGCCTGGACCAGCATCACCAGTCTGCAGCCAAGGACCTGACAGGCTCTCCTGTCCGCAGCACTCCCTCCACCATCCAGGTCACATACCTGCCCTCCACCGGCCAGCGCAGCAAGAGGCCCAAACACTTTCTGGAGCTTAAAAGTTTCAAAGATAACTACAACACACTAGAGAGCACACTGTGA